The following proteins are encoded in a genomic region of Nicotiana sylvestris chromosome 4, ASM39365v2, whole genome shotgun sequence:
- the LOC104221398 gene encoding uncharacterized protein At2g02148 produces MGARVPLQHYDMRSAADSYIETSLHDLNTEGIGGGGGAGGEDVDRGGGDVTEDSMDNGEDSTAVECLHESFRNSLPLHSIVVEEDRTSIENSGSSGGSYNIVTVDDISPIETARTRFLDIIVDHFIRPHVVEVVDSEADFAAQSSQDKMSKRKSREICYEGDAAYVLPLMYVANMYETLVNEVNVRLSSLNGIREKTIGVALEAAGGLYRKLAKKFPRKGPCVFKRRELATSFETRARFPELVIQEEKRVRFVVVNGLAIVEKPTSLHIDDAEWFKRMTGRNEVAISPRDYKFYAPRHKYRRASNPISNITGLSAFTSTDNDSSLSAGQSYRSVSEESQQTTPKQHMQPLSHQAQFHPLQQSHHQHHINQSQHIAHFSHNQQCGPQSHLPEIAQPQQSPTISPHMACLQQFGNVGGRMHIMPTSPAKFCDECGTPYLRETSKFCSECGTKRLGI; encoded by the exons ATGGGAGCTAGGGTTCCTTTACAGCACTACGATATGAGGTCGGCGGCTGATTCGTACATTGAAACCTCATTGCATGATCTCAATACGGAGGGTATTGGTGGCGGAGGTGGTGCTGGTGGTGAAGATGTTGATCGCGGAGGAGGTGATGTAACCGAGGATAGCATGGACAATGGCGAAGACTCCACAGCTGTT GAGTGTCTCCATGAATCCTTCAGAAACTCATTACCACTTCACAGTATAGTGGTGGAGGAAGATCGCACTAGCATTGAGAATAGTGGATCTTCAGGGGGTTCCTACAATATCGTTACTGTTGATG ATATTTCACCAATTGAAACAGCAAGGACAAGATTTTTGGACATTATCGTAGATCATTTCATAAGGCCGCATGTAGTTGAAGTTGTCGATTCAGAGGCCGACTTTGCAGCTCAATCTTCGCAAGATAAAATGAGCAAGAGGAAGTCCAGAGAAATCTGTTATGAAGGTGATGCTGCATATGTTTTGCCCTTGATGTATGTGGCTAACATGTATGAGACATTGGTTAATGAAGTGAATGTAAGGCTCTCTTCTTTAAATGGCATTCGTGAAAAAACCATAGGAGTGGCCCTTGAAGCAGCTGGTGGTTTATACAGAAAGCTTGCAAAAAAATTTCCTAGGAAAG GACCTTGTGTATTTAAAAGACGGGAGCTGGCTACATCTTTTGAAACAAGGGCAAGGTTTCCTGAATTAGTGATACAGGAGGAGAAGCGTGTTCGTTTTGTTGTGGTTAATGGTTTAGCCATTGTGGAGAAACCAACAAGTTTACATATTGATGATGCAGAATG GTTCAAAAGAATGACGGGCCGAAATGAAGTTGCAATATCCCCCCGAGACTATAAATTCTATGCTCCAAGACACAAGTATAGACGTGCGTCAAACCCAATTTCCAACATCACTGGTTTGTCA GCGTTTACCAGTACAGACAACGATTCTTCATTATCTGCCGGTCAAAGTTACCGCTCCGTTAGTGAA GAGAGTCAGCAGACTACCCCGAAGCAGCATATGCAACCTCTGTCCCATCAGGCTCAATTTCATCCTCTTCAGCAGAGCCACCACCAGCACCACATCAACCAAAGCCAACATATAGCCCACTTCTCTCACAATCAGCAATGTGGCCCTCAGTCACACTTGCCTGAAATTGCTCAGCCTCAGCAGTCCCCTACCATTTCTCCACACATGGCTTGTTTACAACAATTTGGCAATGTAGGAGGGCGCATGCATATAATG CCTACAAGTCCTGCGAAGTTTTGCGATGAATGTGGTACTCCCTACTTGAGAGAAACCTCTAAGTTCTGCTCAGAATGTGGTACAAAGAGGTTAGGGATTTGA